Proteins encoded within one genomic window of Synergistaceae bacterium:
- a CDS encoding ABC transporter permease, whose translation METKRSFLSKPGVASVVTAFVGVVVLMLIFWGMNPNFIKQNNLMSLSRSICPYLLVGIGQGIVCITGNIDLSIGSVLGMSAMISATLICNGMNVILAIIIDLIACLIVGLSNGVLVGKFKLPPFIGTLGTMTICRGIAQLVNNNYNTGDIGVGGLKDLFRDIFYYDRIGYLYYGVIICLIIWAIFYYLMSYTATGRHIYAIGSNVDAARLSGVDVFKTTTVAYTISAFCSFLAGLITMAAAGMGSMQAGMSYEMYGVAAAVIGGISTLGGSGLLVGVIAGASVWAILQNGLTLANVPVAMRNIIIGFIVVACVLFDIMRRNGMIGAKKKAA comes from the coding sequence ATGGAAACAAAGCGCAGTTTTCTATCAAAACCGGGTGTAGCTTCAGTTGTTACGGCATTTGTTGGTGTTGTCGTCTTAATGTTAATATTCTGGGGTATGAACCCGAATTTTATCAAGCAGAATAATTTAATGTCGCTTTCTCGTTCAATTTGTCCGTATTTATTAGTCGGTATCGGTCAAGGAATTGTGTGTATAACCGGAAATATTGATTTATCAATCGGCTCAGTATTAGGAATGTCCGCAATGATTTCGGCTACGTTAATATGCAACGGGATGAATGTAATTTTAGCGATAATTATAGACTTGATAGCTTGCTTAATCGTAGGTTTGTCAAATGGTGTCTTAGTCGGAAAATTCAAGCTCCCCCCGTTTATAGGGACTTTAGGAACTATGACAATTTGCCGGGGAATTGCCCAGCTCGTAAATAATAATTACAACACTGGCGATATAGGCGTTGGCGGTCTCAAAGATTTATTCAGGGATATATTTTATTATGACAGAATCGGCTATTTATATTACGGTGTAATAATTTGCTTGATAATCTGGGCAATATTCTATTATTTAATGAGTTACACGGCTACGGGGCGGCATATTTACGCAATCGGTTCAAACGTTGACGCGGCGAGACTTTCAGGTGTAGACGTATTCAAGACTACGACTGTAGCATATACTATATCGGCGTTTTGTTCATTCTTGGCCGGATTGATTACGATGGCGGCGGCTGGTATGGGTTCAATGCAGGCTGGAATGAGCTATGAAATGTACGGAGTAGCTGCGGCAGTTATCGGCGGAATTTCGACACTGGGCGGTTCGGGCTTGTTAGTCGGAGTTATAGCTGGTGCTTCAGTCTGGGCTATATTACAGAATGGCTTGACTTTGGCAAATGTTCCCGTTGCTATGAGAAATATAATAATAGGCTTTATAGTAGTAGCTTGTGTATTATTTGACATTATGCGCAGAAACGGAATGATCGGCGCGAAAAAGAAAGCGGCATAA